The DNA sequence CTTACGACATCAAAGAAGTGATCGAGTTGGTGGTGGATCGCGAAAGCTTCTTCGAAGTCCACAAGGATTTCGCCGAGAATATTGTCGTTGGCTTTGGACGGCTAGACGGACGTAGCATCGGAATAGTTGCCAATCAACCTGCTGTTATGGCAGGTGTATTGGACATCAACTCCTCCACCAAGGGAGCTCGATTCGTGCGTTTCTGTGATGCATTCAACATTCCACTCCTCGTATTCGAGGATGTACCGGGCTTCTTGCCAGGTACCGATCAGGAATGGAATGCCATCATCACCAATGGTGCAAAGCTCCTGTATGCTTTCTCCGAGGCAACCGTACCTCGCGTGACGGTCATTACCCGAAAGGCGTATGGCGGTGCTTACGACGTAATGAACTCCAAGCACATTGGGGCGGACATGAATTATGCATGGCCATCCGCAGAGATTGCCGTTATGGGCCCCAAGGGAGCTGCAGAGATCATATTCCGCAGAGAGATTGCCGCAGCACCAGATCCAGAAGCCAAGCTTCAGGAAAAGGTAGATGAATACACCGAGAAGTTCGCCAATCCTTATCGGGCGGCTGCACGTGGATTCATCGATGAAGTGATCGTTCCAGAAGAAACACGTATCAAGTTGATCCGGGCATTTGAAATGCTCGAAAATAAGGTTGCCAACCTGCCTTCCAAAAAGCACGGCAACATCCCACTTTAATGTCAAACCGACATTTCATCATGGCATTTCACGGAGTATCCCACTTCATGAAATGCCATTTTTATTCCTGATCATGCATAGCTATCAAAAAGCCGCGATCACCGGATTGTAGGGCAAAATATTGCTGAGGGTTGACGGCTTTTCCATTCACGCGAACCTCGTAATGAAGGTGCGGGTTGGTGCTTCGGCCTGTGTTGCCGACATATCCGATGAGCTGACCTTTCTCGACCCGTTGCCCGGGTTTGACGGCAAGCTTTGATAGGTGTGCATAGAGGGTTTCGTAGGTTCCTTCAAACACAGGGTTTTCGCCGTGATTGATGGACACATAACGGCCATACCCTACTCCACGGTCCATATTGGCCTTGTTGACAATACCATCTGCAGTAGCATAAACGGGAGTACCACGAGGAGCTCCAAAGTCTTGGCCAGCATGCATCATCCATTTTTTCAGGATTGGGTGCTTACGCATCCCAAACATACTTCCAGCAGCCACCTGATGGGGCAAAGGGCGGATATCCGGGACGTGAGAGAATTCGAGTCGAGTGAGCTTCTTGACACCTGCAAATGCGAAACGCATATCAGAGCTAGATGACGCAGGGTTTTTGAGTTCCTCCAACCTTTGGTTAAGGGATTCCATACCTAGGCTTAGGACCTCCTGATAATTGGGACGCACGATAGCCCGTGAAGCGGGCGCCCAATGAGCAGAGCCTGAACCTATCAAGTTGGAATTAAGGGGAACAAGAATGAACAAGAAGAGCGCCGACCTAATCATGACATTTCTCATACAAACTGAATTGTTTGGAAATCTTCAAACGGGGGATTGCGCTAAAAAAGACACTTCTATCTAACAGAGTCGCTTGGCTTTTGTTTTCCAAAAAGTTGATTTTTCGAAAAATAAAGTAAAAAGACTGACCTTATATATAAAGCCAGCCTTTTAGTTCAGTTTTCGCTTGCTTCAATGCCTAGAAATAATCCCGGGGGTTTACCCGCTCCCCGTCTTTGATTACTTCATAGTGCAAATGGGGATTGGTACTACGGCCTGTACTTCCGACAAAGCCTATGGTATCCCCTTCTTGGACGATCTGGCCAGGCTTTACGGCAAATCCAGACATGTGTGCGTAGAGGGTGCAATAGATTTCATCATGCTCCAAAACGACACAACGTCCAAAGGAACTACTATCAGTCAAGGAATAAATCTTTCGAACTTTCCCAGTAGCGGTTGCTAGAATTGGGGTTCCAGAGGGTGCCGGGAAATCTACTCCCAAGTGCATTTTATCCACGTTCAGGATCGGATGTTTTCTCATCCCGAAAACGCTCCCAAGTGGAAAGCCTTCTGGAACGGGCTTACTCGCAGGGATGATATCGATGTCGAAAGGATCAATCGTTCTCAAATGAGCCTGCTGGCTGAACATATCAGCCTGAGTCAAGGGTTCGATCGCTTCTGTTTGATTCGAAAAATCAGAGAGTGAAGCAAGATCTGAGATTTTTTCATTGAGCAGGAAAAAGATTCCGACGGCAAGTACCGAGATACTCAATAAATAGTTTCTCATACACAAATATTAATGCTTTCACTGTTGAAAGATGATTTGAAAGAGCTTGACAACCTGAGTCGTCATTCGCGGACCATGATATTCCGCTATTTCAACTCGCATCATGAGCGAGTGGAAAGTCTGTGCAAGGTAGTAGATATTTCACTCGACGCAACGACATTTTGGGTGAATGGCAGCAATTGCTTGATGAATTACGCAACCAATTGAACTTGCCGGAAAACTCATCCCAAAGATAGTCCGATATGTCGCAAGAAAGATCTATACCGTTCATTCAGCCCCTAACGCTATTCATACCTTCAATTAAAGACATTTACGCAGGGTTCGAATAAAACTAGACTGTTAACGAAAATCCAATCTGAAGGTTTCGGGCCCCAAACTGGGCAAGAACTCCCCCCACTAATCTTCTTTTCCAGATGAAAGATTTTCCCTAAAGTTGTCCAAAATCAAAAGAACGTCCCGAAGGATGATTAACCCTGTTGGACAATCTCCATGCCAAAATTTGATCATTTGACAAACGGATAGCTCATCGGGTACTCAAATCTTTCGCCTTTCCTCAATTTCAGCGCCGCAACCACGGGAAGCAGGATCTGCATCAGGTAGAACATGATCAGGAAAGGTATTCCCAATAATATCACACTGAATATCCCTGCAGCGATGGTTCCTACCAACATGGACAATTGAAAGTTCAATACCTCACGGCCAGTTCGGTCTATCTCCCACCCTGCCTTCCGAAATAGCAACCACATCACCAGGGGCCCCAAAACAAACCCCACAGCTGGCACGACCAGACCTATCAATGAAGACAGGTGAATCAACATCATTTTATCTGCAAGCATTTCAGCGAGCAGCGCACGAGGTCTTGACAGTTTGGGCAATTTGT is a window from the Pontibacter sp. G13 genome containing:
- a CDS encoding DUF4870 domain-containing protein, with protein sequence MKMNKLPKLSRPRALLAEMLADKMMLIHLSSLIGLVVPAVGFVLGPLVMWLLFRKAGWEIDRTGREVLNFQLSMLVGTIAAGIFSVILLGIPFLIMFYLMQILLPVVAALKLRKGERFEYPMSYPFVK
- a CDS encoding M23 family metallopeptidase; translation: MRNYLLSISVLAVGIFFLLNEKISDLASLSDFSNQTEAIEPLTQADMFSQQAHLRTIDPFDIDIIPASKPVPEGFPLGSVFGMRKHPILNVDKMHLGVDFPAPSGTPILATATGKVRKIYSLTDSSSFGRCVVLEHDEIYCTLYAHMSGFAVKPGQIVQEGDTIGFVGSTGRSTNPHLHYEVIKDGERVNPRDYF
- a CDS encoding M23 family metallopeptidase; this encodes MESLNQRLEELKNPASSSSDMRFAFAGVKKLTRLEFSHVPDIRPLPHQVAAGSMFGMRKHPILKKWMMHAGQDFGAPRGTPVYATADGIVNKANMDRGVGYGRYVSINHGENPVFEGTYETLYAHLSKLAVKPGQRVEKGQLIGYVGNTGRSTNPHLHYEVRVNGKAVNPQQYFALQSGDRGFLIAMHDQE